One Helianthus annuus cultivar XRQ/B chromosome 12, HanXRQr2.0-SUNRISE, whole genome shotgun sequence genomic region harbors:
- the LOC110892701 gene encoding transmembrane 9 superfamily member 3, whose translation MVNVTDDIEADVVFTYSVKWFDTQQSHYKGMDKYTNYSSVPQANDIFGYSIANSSFTILILIVCLLIFYIRVLRKDISRYACDVEEAEMAGNQEETGWKNIHGDVFRFPKHKSLFAAALGSGTQLLVVMVAILVLGFTDLFLLHRPTVFVYALAIVYALTFANSGYTSTSFYHQLEGTKWTKNILLTGGLHIGPLFLVFIVNNIVGVFYESTAALPLGDIIEFSLLWVFLALPLLILGMVIGKNSASDFQAPCRTAKCPKEVPQPRWYKCVLPQMALAGIFSFSVIFLQTIEILNVVWGYTIYTSYGFMLIMLFLLLIMTALVSIVMTYFQLAAENHEWWWRSFFCGGSTGLYVYGYSIYHSFHLLEMNGFMQTTFFFGYMACLGYGIFLALGTVGFYASFLFCVDTGEICKTSIIQRLLAEIGANA comes from the exons ATGGTAAATGTAACAGATGACATCGAAGCTGATGTAGTGTTCACCTACTCAGTTAAATGGTTTGACACACAACAATCACATTATAAGGGAATGGACAAATACACAAATTATTCTAGTGTACCTCAAGCCAATGATATATTTGGTTACTCGATTGCAAATTCAAGTTTCACAATCCTCATTTTGATCGTTTGCCTACTCATCTTTTACATTCGAGTTCTTCGCAAAGACATTTCAAG atatgcaTGTGATGTTGAAGAAGCTGAAATGGCTGGTAATCAGGAAGAGACTGGATGGAAGAACATCCATGGTGATGTGTTTAGGTTTCCAAAACACAAGTCTTTATTTGCTGCAGCTCTTGGTTCTGGCACCCAGCTACTTGTAGT CATGGTAGCCATTCTTGTGTTGGGATTCACGGATCTTTTCCTGTTACATCGTCCAACAGTATTCGTGTACGCACTTGCCATTGTATATGCACTTACATTTGCAAACTCGGGCTATACATCAACGTCTTTTTATCATCAATTGGAAGGAACAAAATGG ACAAAGAACATATTGCTGACAGGAGGACTACATATTGGACctctttttcttgtatttatcgTTAACAATATTGTTGGGGTTTTTTATGAATCAACCGCCGCATTGCCACTGGGTGATATAATCGAATTCTCTTTATTATGGGTATTTTTGGCACTGCCATTGCTTATTTTAGGCATGGTAATTGGGAAAAATAGTGCATCGGATTTTCAAGCTCCATGTAGAACCGCCAAATGTCCGAAAGAGGTTCCTCAACCGCGTTGGTACAAGTGTGTCCTCCCTCAAATGGCTTTGGCTGGAATTTTTTCGTTCAGCGTCATTTTCCTTCAGACGATTGAGATACTTAATGTTGTCTGGGGCTACACGATTTACACATCTTATGGTTTTATGTTAATAATGTTGTTTCTTCTTTTGATCATGACTGCTTTAGTTTCAATAGTGATGACATACTTCCAGCTTGCCGCTGAAAACCatgaatggtggtggag GTCGTTTTTCTGTGGCGGGTCTACTGGATTGTATGTGTATGGTTATTCAATCTATCACTCTTTCCATCTATTAGAAATGAACGGTTTCATGCAAACGACCTTCTTCTTTGGTTACATGGCTTGCCTCGGGTATGGAATCTTTCTAGCACTTGGAACTGTGGGTTTCTATGCATCGTTTCTATTT TGTGTAGACACAGGAGAAATATGTAAGACAAGCATAATCCAACGACTCTTAGCAGAAATAGGAGCTAATGCATGA